Proteins encoded in a region of the Bacillus methanolicus genome:
- a CDS encoding DUF255 domain-containing protein: protein MPTNQKPNRLIAEKSPYLLQHAYNPVNWYPWGDEAFEKSKRENKPVFVSIGYS from the coding sequence ATGCCAACTAATCAAAAACCCAATAGATTAATCGCTGAAAAATCACCATATTTACTACAACATGCTTATAACCCTGTTAATTGGTACCCCTGGGGAGATGAAGCATTCGAGAAATCGAAACGCGAAAACAAACCTGTTTTCGTATCTATTGGGTACTCCTAG